From Camelus dromedarius isolate mCamDro1 chromosome 12, mCamDro1.pat, whole genome shotgun sequence, the proteins below share one genomic window:
- the LOC105094960 gene encoding olfactory receptor 5AN6-like: MKSISFVCRIKAFPSLTFSHRLAPNRSMEVSRNHTSVAMFVLLGLSDEKRLQLILFPIFLGIYLVTLIWNLGLIILIKMDSHLHTPVYFFFSFLSFIDISYSSSVSPRILSDFLKVEKKISFIACATQYFVGCWMGLSECCLLAVMACDRYVAIGSPLQYSAIMSPGLCQNMIAGAFGSGFLGSLVVTISCFHLYYCGPNLIQHFFCDVPQIISLSFSNPFISQMMLFLVSIIFGFCSLLVIILSYGFVAVYILKISSIKGSAKAFSTCASHLAIVTLFFGTGLSVYLLPSSSHLKKEDKVLSVFYVILIPMLNPLIYSLRNKEIKEALKTMTKKATHLSLYQ; this comes from the coding sequence atgaagagtatttcttttgtttgtagAATAAAAGCATTCCCTTCTCTCACTTTTTCTCACCGGCTTGCACCAAACAGGTCCATGGAAGTCAGTAGGAATCATACCTCTGTGGCTATGTTTGTTCTCCTGGGACTCTCAGATGAAAAAAGGCTGCAGCTTATCCTCTTCCCAATCTTCCTAGGGATCTACCTCGTGACCCTAATCTGGAACCTGGGTCTTATCATCCTAATCAAGATGGACTCCCACCTCCACACACCTGTGTACTTCTTCTTCAGTTTCCTGTCTTTTATTGACATCAGCTATTCTTCTTCTGTCAGCCCAAGGATACTTTCAGATTtcttaaaagttgaaaaaaagatttccttCATTGCCTGTGCCACCCAGTATTTTGTTGGGTGCTGGATGGGTCTGTCTGAGTGCTGCCTCTTGGCTGTCATGGCCTGTGACAGATATGTTGCTATTGGTAGCCCTTTGCAATACTCAGCCATCATGTCTCCTGGCCTCTGTCAGAATATGATTGCTGGGGCTTTTGGGAGTGGTTTCCTTGGTAGCTTAGTTGTAACAATCTCCTGCTTTCATCTCTACTACTGTGGGCCAAATCTCATTCAACATTTCTTCTGTGATGTACCTCAGattatttccttgtctttctccaaTCCCTTCATCAGCCAAATGATGCTTTTTCTAGTATCTATTATTTTTGGATTCTGTTCTTTGCTTGTTATCATCTTATCCTATGGTTTCGTTGCAGTTTATATCCTGAAAATATCCTCTATCAAAGGTAGTGCCAAGGCGTTCAGTACTTGTGCCTCCCACTTGGCAATTGTGACACTCTTCTTTGGCACAGGCCTCTCTGTGTACCTGCTTCCCAGCTCTAGCCACCTCAAGAAGGAGGACAAGGTGCTTTCTGTGTTCTATGTTATCCTTATCCCCATGTTAAACCCTCTTATATACAGTCTGAGGAACAAGGAGATCAAAGAGGCCCTCAAGACAATGACAAAGAAGGcaacacatttatctctgtatCAATAA
- the LOC105094961 gene encoding olfactory receptor 5AN1-like yields MHSLISFFDFRGTKPMIRGGNITEITYFVLLGFSDFPRITVVLFVVFLVIYIMTLTWNLSLIILIRIDSHLHTPMYFFLSHLSFIDICYVTSTAPKMLYDFFQEQKIITFVGCVVQYFVFSTMGLSESCLMTAMAYDRYAAICNPLLYSSVISPTLCVQMVLGSYMAGLSASISQLCAMLQLHFCGPNVINHFFCDMPQLLVLSCTDTFSLQLLTAILTMLFGIINVLVIMISYVYIVISIMKITSAKGRSKAFNTCASHLIAVSLFYTSSIFVYLSSSTGGSSSFDRFASVFYTVVIPMLNPLIYSLRNKEIKDALKRLQKKRGYC; encoded by the coding sequence ATGCATTCTCTTATCTCCTTTTTTGATTTTAGGGGCACCAAGCCAATGATTAGGGGAGGAAATATTACAGAGATCACCTATTTCGTCCTTTTGGGATTCTCAGATTTTCCCAGAATCACAGTAGTACTCTTTGTTGTATTCCTGGTGATCTACATTATGACGCTGACTTGGAACCTGTCCCTCATCATTTTAATAAGAATAGATTCCCATCTCCACacacccatgtacttcttcctcagtCATCTGTCCTTCATAGATATCTGCTATGTGACCTCCACAGCACCCAAGATGCTCTACGACTTCTTCCAGGAGCAGAAAATTATCACCTTCGTGGGTTGTGTTGTTCAATACTTTGTATTTTCAACCATGGGACTGAGTGAGTCTTGTCTCATGACAGCCATGGCTTATGACCGATATGCTGCCATTTGTAATCCACTTCTCTATTCATCAGTCATATCACCCACTCTCTGTGTTCAGATGGTGCTGGGATCCTATATGGCTGGACTCTCTGCTTCCATATCCCAATTGTGTGCCATGCTTCAGCTCCACTTCTGTGGGCCTAATGTCATCAACCACTTCTTCTGTGACATGCCCCAGCTGTTAGTCCTGTCCTGCACTGACACTTTCTCTTTACAGCTCTTGACTGCTATATTAACAATGCTCTTTGGGATAATAAATGTCCTAGTTATCATGATATCCTATGTCTACATTGTCATCTCCATCATGAAGATCACTTCAGCAAAAGGCAGGTCCAAGGCTTTCAACACTTGTGCTTCTCACCTGATAGCAGTTTCCCTCTTCTATACCTCAAGCATATTTGTCTATTTGAGTTCAAGCACTGGTGGTTCCTCCAGCTTTGATAGATTTGCATCGGTCTTCTACACTGTGGTGATTCCCATGTTAAACCCTTTGATATACAGTCTGaggaacaaagaaatcaaagatgccTTGAAGAGGTTGCAAAAGAAGAGAGGGTATTGTTGA